One window of candidate division KSB1 bacterium genomic DNA carries:
- the mutY gene encoding A/G-specific adenine glycosylase — protein sequence MPKSKPALSANALRALLRWYRKQKRELPWREQRDPYRIWISEILLQQTQVETVKPYYARFLRQFPTVETLAAAPMDRVLKAWEGCGYYARARNLHKAARLVAETGRLPHAAAEWRKLPGIGAYTAAAIASIAYGEAVPVIDGNVERVLARVLRERRILKTTPALKRLRVVAESLMTEITRLKLGPGDYNQALMELGATLCRPRSAMCEDCPLRTECRARASLADVTVLPRKTPAKRIPHYQIGAAVIRRRGKVLITQRPPEGMLGGLWEFPGGKQHDGESLEECVAREILEELGIEIAVGKHLMSVDHGYSHFSITLHCYDCRVRSGRIRKLAVADYRWVTPAELDDYAFPKADRVVLAKLKQT from the coding sequence ATGCCGAAAAGTAAACCGGCGCTGTCGGCCAACGCGCTGCGGGCGCTGCTCCGCTGGTACCGGAAACAGAAGCGCGAGCTGCCGTGGCGTGAGCAACGTGATCCGTACCGAATTTGGATCAGTGAGATTCTGCTTCAGCAGACGCAAGTCGAGACGGTCAAGCCATACTACGCGCGCTTCCTGAGACAGTTTCCGACGGTCGAGACCCTGGCCGCGGCACCGATGGACAGGGTGCTGAAAGCGTGGGAAGGTTGCGGTTATTATGCCCGCGCGCGGAATCTGCACAAAGCGGCCAGGCTCGTTGCCGAAACCGGAAGGCTGCCGCATGCGGCGGCGGAATGGCGAAAACTACCGGGCATCGGCGCCTACACGGCTGCCGCGATCGCTTCGATCGCCTACGGCGAAGCGGTGCCCGTAATTGACGGCAACGTGGAGCGCGTCCTCGCCCGCGTGCTCCGCGAACGACGGATTCTGAAGACCACGCCTGCCTTGAAACGGCTGCGGGTCGTCGCGGAATCGCTGATGACGGAGATTACCCGGCTGAAACTCGGTCCCGGCGACTACAATCAGGCGCTGATGGAGTTGGGCGCCACGCTCTGCCGGCCGCGCTCGGCGATGTGCGAAGATTGCCCGTTGAGGACGGAATGCCGGGCGAGAGCCTCGCTGGCCGATGTCACGGTCCTGCCACGCAAAACTCCGGCGAAACGGATTCCACACTATCAAATCGGCGCGGCGGTGATCCGGCGACGTGGCAAAGTCCTGATCACGCAGCGACCACCCGAAGGGATGCTGGGCGGCCTCTGGGAGTTTCCGGGCGGCAAGCAACATGACGGCGAGTCCTTGGAGGAGTGCGTCGCGCGCGAAATCCTGGAAGAGCTGGGGATCGAAATCGCCGTGGGCAAGCATCTGATGAGCGTCGATCATGGCTACTCGCACTTCTCGATCACGTTGCACTGCTATGACTGCCGGGTCCGGTCGGGACGCATTCGCAAACTGGCCGTGGCGGACTATCGCTGGGTGACGCCGGCCGAACTCGATGATTACGCGTTCCCGAAGGCGGACCGGGTCGTGCTGGCGAAGTTGAAGCAGACTTAG
- the crcB gene encoding fluoride efflux transporter CrcB, which translates to MRELLWVGSGGFLGSVLRYYVGGCVQRGLPGSAFPMGTLAVNALGCLVIGLLAGLAESRFVLSAEARLFLLIGVLGGFTTYSSFGYETVALARDGQLLAAFGNIALQLVLGLGAVYLGLVASRFL; encoded by the coding sequence TTGCGTGAGCTGTTGTGGGTGGGCAGCGGCGGGTTTCTCGGCTCGGTGCTGCGCTATTATGTCGGCGGCTGTGTACAGCGCGGCTTGCCCGGCTCCGCGTTTCCCATGGGCACGCTGGCCGTGAATGCCCTCGGCTGTTTGGTGATCGGATTGCTCGCCGGCCTCGCGGAGTCGCGTTTCGTGCTCTCGGCGGAAGCGCGGCTCTTCTTGTTGATCGGCGTGCTCGGCGGCTTCACGACGTATTCTTCGTTCGGCTACGAAACGGTTGCGCTCGCTCGTGACGGCCAACTGCTCGCGGCGTTCGGTAACATCGCATTGCAGCTCGTGCTCGGCCTCGGCGCGGTCTATCTCGGCCTCGTGGCCAGCCGCTTCCTGTAA
- a CDS encoding DUF190 domain-containing protein has translation MLSGDGQLLRIFIGESDRIDGKPLHEWIVLRAREHGLAGATVLRGLEGFGAHSRLHTAKVLRLSTDLPLVIEIIDKAERIEAFLSVIDSAIVEGLATVEKVHVRWYRGRQPREG, from the coding sequence ATGCTCTCCGGCGACGGCCAACTACTTAGAATTTTCATCGGTGAAAGCGACCGCATCGACGGCAAGCCGCTCCACGAGTGGATCGTCTTGCGCGCGCGCGAACACGGCCTCGCGGGAGCCACGGTCCTGCGCGGTCTCGAAGGCTTCGGCGCGCACAGCCGCCTGCACACGGCCAAAGTACTGCGGCTATCGACGGATCTTCCGCTGGTCATCGAGATCATCGACAAGGCCGAGAGGATTGAAGCGTTTCTGTCGGTGATCGATTCGGCGATCGTCGAAGGCCTCGCGACCGTGGAGAAAGTGCACGTTCGCTGGTATCGCGGTCGCCAGCCGCGCGAGGGTTGA
- a CDS encoding glycosyltransferase family 2 protein: MHTAAWIVLGVCLLAMLHTYALYPLTLRLFRRRFVDPPHFPDGAWPTVAVLIPAYNEERVIGEKVHNALALEYGPGKLEILIGSDGSTDRTNEIVRGIADARVRLIELPGRSGKAGVLNALVACTEAEILVISDANVELAADAVGNLVRHFADPHVGVVNGGKYIRVPAGAIDVAGEATYGTYENRLRTIESEVGGMSGALGSLMAVRRSLYQPYGRGALNDDTVPAIWAVLAGLRQVHDPAARAFEESGASVREEYRRRVRIGAGNFQTLFRYARVLQPRYGLAAYSYFSHKVLRWVFPFLMIGALVSSFSLRATLPGYYLFLVQVCGYAAALLGGLLGLVGIKLRILSLLFLFVALNVALLQGFFRYARGIRASTWERTDRA, from the coding sequence ATGCACACCGCGGCCTGGATCGTGCTCGGGGTATGTCTGCTGGCGATGCTGCACACGTACGCGCTCTATCCGCTGACGCTGCGGCTGTTTCGCCGTCGCTTTGTCGATCCGCCGCATTTTCCCGACGGGGCCTGGCCAACCGTGGCGGTATTGATTCCGGCGTACAATGAAGAGCGCGTGATCGGCGAGAAGGTCCATAACGCGTTGGCGCTGGAGTATGGGCCGGGCAAGCTGGAAATCCTGATCGGCTCTGACGGTTCGACCGACCGGACCAACGAGATTGTGCGCGGGATTGCCGATGCGCGCGTGAGATTGATCGAGCTGCCCGGTCGCAGCGGCAAAGCCGGCGTGTTGAATGCACTCGTCGCTTGCACGGAGGCCGAGATCCTTGTCATCTCGGACGCCAACGTGGAACTTGCCGCGGACGCCGTGGGCAATCTGGTGCGGCATTTTGCCGACCCGCACGTCGGCGTCGTGAATGGCGGCAAGTACATTCGGGTTCCGGCCGGCGCCATCGACGTCGCGGGCGAAGCGACCTACGGCACGTACGAGAATCGCCTGCGCACGATCGAGAGTGAGGTGGGCGGCATGTCCGGCGCGCTTGGCTCGCTGATGGCCGTGCGCCGCTCGCTGTATCAACCCTATGGACGCGGCGCGCTGAATGATGATACGGTGCCCGCGATCTGGGCCGTACTCGCGGGCTTGCGGCAGGTGCATGATCCCGCGGCCCGCGCATTCGAAGAATCGGGGGCGTCGGTGCGCGAGGAATACCGCCGTCGCGTGCGCATCGGTGCGGGCAATTTCCAGACGCTCTTTCGCTACGCCCGCGTCTTGCAACCGCGGTACGGTCTGGCCGCCTACAGCTATTTCTCGCACAAGGTGCTGCGCTGGGTCTTTCCCTTCCTGATGATCGGCGCGCTGGTTTCCAGTTTCTCGCTGCGCGCCACGCTGCCGGGCTACTACCTGTTTTTAGTCCAAGTGTGCGGCTATGCGGCGGCGCTGCTCGGTGGCCTGCTCGGACTGGTGGGAATCAAACTGCGCATCCTGTCCCTGTTGTTTCTCTTCGTGGCCCTGAATGTGGCGCTGTTGCAGGGCTTCTTTCGTTACGCGCGCGGCATTCGCGCCAGCACCTGGGAGCGCACCGACCGCGCCTGA
- a CDS encoding dCMP deaminase family protein, which translates to MPRISWDEYFFGISHLIAQRSVCPRRKVGCLIVRNNQILCTGYNGPPAGHPHPDELGGCEREREGVKSGDRLELCWCLHAEQNAILQAARNGVSIEGATIFVTVFPCPICARMIANSGIRHVKVFGNYAGEERSKLMFERTKIDVSWPDVTGFKFPLEGPDGW; encoded by the coding sequence ATGCCCCGCATTTCCTGGGACGAATATTTCTTCGGCATTTCGCATCTGATCGCGCAACGCAGCGTCTGCCCGCGGCGCAAGGTCGGCTGCCTGATCGTCCGCAACAATCAGATTTTGTGCACCGGCTACAACGGTCCGCCGGCGGGCCATCCGCATCCCGATGAACTCGGCGGTTGCGAGCGCGAGCGCGAGGGGGTGAAGTCCGGCGATCGCCTCGAACTCTGCTGGTGTTTGCATGCGGAGCAGAACGCGATTCTACAGGCCGCGCGCAATGGCGTGTCGATCGAAGGCGCGACGATCTTTGTGACGGTCTTTCCCTGTCCGATTTGCGCGCGCATGATCGCCAACTCCGGCATTCGTCACGTGAAAGTGTTCGGTAATTACGCGGGCGAGGAGCGCTCGAAGCTCATGTTTGAACGCACCAAGATCGACGTGAGTTGGCCTGACGTGACCGGTTTCAAGTTTCCTCTCGAAGGCCCCGACGGCTGGTGA
- a CDS encoding ammonium transporter: MFDTGNTGFMLVATSLVMLMTPGLAFFYGGLVGRKNVLTIMIQSFVSMGVTTIVWWAYGYSLCFSGGEGGIIGNLDQAFLSGISLTTPCPFGAGNIPLYVFVAYQMMFAIITPALITGAFSNRIRFSAYLLFLVAWLTLVYFPFVHMVWGGGVLAKMGVLDFAGGIVVHNIAGMAALASVLYVGRRRVGDAVPHSIPLVALGTGLLWFGWYGFNAGSQLAVDAVTGLAFLNTDLAASFAGPTWMLLAWMIEKKPKFLGLLTGAVAGLATITPCAGYVTPTSAALIGIVAGIVCYFAVSLKNKLGWDDALDVWGVHGVGGLIGIILLGILADKAVNSAGADGLLLGNTSFFMAQLMAVVVSSIYAFVFTWGMLWLINKLTRVRTTEGEEEKGLDQSLHGEIAYE, translated from the coding sequence ATGTTTGACACTGGAAATACTGGCTTTATGCTGGTGGCGACCAGTCTGGTGATGCTGATGACACCGGGACTGGCGTTCTTTTATGGCGGCTTGGTCGGGCGGAAGAATGTGCTGACGATCATGATTCAGAGCTTTGTGTCGATGGGCGTGACCACGATCGTGTGGTGGGCCTACGGCTACTCGCTCTGCTTCAGCGGCGGTGAGGGCGGGATTATCGGGAATCTGGATCAGGCGTTCCTGAGCGGGATTTCGCTCACGACGCCGTGTCCGTTCGGCGCCGGGAACATCCCGCTGTATGTGTTTGTCGCGTATCAGATGATGTTCGCGATCATCACGCCAGCGTTGATTACGGGCGCATTTTCCAATCGCATCCGGTTCAGCGCGTACCTGCTCTTTCTGGTGGCATGGCTGACACTGGTGTACTTTCCGTTCGTGCACATGGTATGGGGCGGCGGTGTACTGGCGAAGATGGGAGTGCTGGATTTCGCGGGCGGGATTGTGGTGCACAATATCGCCGGAATGGCCGCGCTGGCCTCCGTGCTGTATGTGGGACGGCGGAGAGTGGGGGATGCGGTCCCGCACAGCATTCCGCTGGTGGCGCTGGGCACGGGTTTGCTGTGGTTCGGTTGGTATGGTTTCAACGCGGGCAGTCAGCTGGCGGTTGATGCGGTAACCGGACTCGCATTTCTGAACACGGACCTCGCCGCCTCATTTGCCGGCCCGACGTGGATGCTGCTGGCGTGGATGATCGAGAAGAAACCGAAGTTCCTGGGACTGTTGACGGGCGCGGTGGCGGGTCTGGCGACGATCACGCCCTGCGCGGGCTACGTGACTCCGACGAGCGCGGCGTTGATCGGTATTGTCGCAGGCATAGTGTGCTACTTCGCCGTGAGCCTGAAGAACAAACTCGGTTGGGACGATGCGCTCGACGTCTGGGGCGTGCACGGCGTGGGCGGCTTGATCGGGATCATTCTGCTCGGGATCCTGGCGGACAAAGCGGTGAACTCGGCGGGCGCGGACGGACTGCTGCTGGGCAACACCAGCTTTTTTATGGCGCAACTCATGGCGGTGGTGGTCTCTTCGATTTATGCCTTTGTGTTCACGTGGGGCATGCTGTGGCTCATCAACAAGCTGACCCGCGTTCGCACGACGGAAGGTGAGGAGGAAAAGGGACTGGACCAATCGCTGCACGGCGAAATCGCATACGAATAG
- a CDS encoding response regulator transcription factor, whose amino-acid sequence MRELRVILADDHKLFRLGLRELLTSHQGLNVVGEAGNGLEAISLARELHPDVILMDISMSELNGIEACRRIVSEEPDIRVVMLSMHADRRYVIESLRAGARGYVLKDAAPEELVRAIRRVTQNQYYLSESTNQQIIAEFLKLAAPPATGVYDLLSGRERTVLQLIAEGNTTKQIADKLSLSVKTVETHRQHIMEKLNLFTVADLTRYAIREGLTSLE is encoded by the coding sequence ATGCGCGAACTTCGCGTGATTTTGGCGGACGATCACAAGCTCTTTCGGCTGGGGCTGCGGGAGTTGCTCACGTCGCACCAAGGGCTCAACGTCGTGGGTGAGGCGGGCAACGGACTGGAAGCGATTTCACTGGCGCGGGAATTGCATCCGGATGTAATCCTGATGGATATCTCGATGTCGGAGTTGAACGGCATCGAGGCGTGCCGGCGCATCGTTTCCGAGGAGCCGGATATCCGCGTGGTGATGCTCTCGATGCACGCCGACCGTCGCTACGTGATCGAGTCGTTGCGGGCGGGCGCGCGTGGCTATGTCCTGAAAGACGCGGCACCCGAGGAGCTGGTGCGGGCCATTCGACGCGTGACGCAGAATCAGTACTATTTGTCTGAATCCACGAATCAGCAGATTATCGCGGAGTTCCTGAAGCTCGCCGCTCCACCCGCCACGGGGGTTTACGATTTACTCAGCGGACGCGAGCGCACCGTGCTGCAACTGATCGCGGAGGGTAACACGACGAAGCAGATCGCGGACAAGCTGAGTTTGAGCGTGAAGACCGTGGAGACGCATCGTCAGCATATCATGGAAAAGCTGAATCTGTTCACCGTGGCGGATCTGACGCGGTACGCGATCCGCGAGGGGTTGACATCCTTGGAGTAG
- a CDS encoding efflux RND transporter permease subunit, translating into MTLTELAIKRSTAVAMFFVAIAVVGLFLYQRLAVDLLPSMNWPWVTVVTVWPGAGPKEIETMVTKPIEDAVISLNKLKHIRSYNQENASVVVLEFDMSADADQIAQETQRVVSAMRAQLPDDAEEPQFYKADIGALPILRIAVTSGLAGPDLFTLIDQKIRPRLEQVDGVGQVAISGAEEREIEIAVDPAKLKTYGLSLQDVNGVLVADNLDVPAGKVYGASQDFTVRVAGKYGSLAEIERTRIPLADGRAIYLRDVAAVTDTIKAERSLARLNNRSALGIQVVKQAQANSVQTSQRIRAELAKLERDYAGSIRIEVAQDITIFTRNAIAEVQRNLSEALLVVALVLLVFLHSLRNSLIVLIAIPISIVSTFISMELFGFSVNLMTMMALGMVIGVLVDDSIVVLENIHRCLKTGADPKTAAIQGRNEIGLAAVSITLVDVVIFLPVAFLGGLVGNIFREFSGVFVTAVLMSLLVSFTITPLLSSRMNTRETVAGERWMRGFARGFERWFAALEHGYRTVLTWALDHRGLVLLGITVLMIGSIALVPLGLIGTDFIPPTDRGEFAVTTKMPLGTTLAENNAAMAKIEEFILNNPDLVQMLTIIGQQETENGITTNARLGTIQVRLSAKHERRQLTRQTQNEIAAFARGIPGMEVVVSDIGLFGMANAQPIQYEVRGQDLDSVQVAAQYALKTLRAVPGARDVQTSYELGSPEMQISIDRARAANSLLTPGEIAGTLRNAVTGTVITRFRTGEVEVDIRSLLSSQYRQDPSLISRIEIRNRAGRMVKLGDVATIQRAGGPSSITRKDRERLITVSANVVGRSLGAVQGDFDQAMESYEPPRGVTFFAFGDVENMRTMMTDMLTAIALSVLFVYMILATLYESYVHPLTIMFSVPVALIGAFLGLALSGATLSMFSMIGILILLGLVTKNGILIVDVTQHLRSQGLTMREALLTAGPLRLRPILMTTMTMVLGMMPLALALGEGSEMRSGMGIVIIGGLISSLLLTLVLVPVMYTLLDRFARKPRVDAAAVAHTWPGSA; encoded by the coding sequence ATGACCTTGACCGAACTTGCCATCAAGCGTTCGACCGCGGTCGCGATGTTCTTTGTGGCGATCGCGGTGGTCGGACTCTTCCTCTACCAGCGGCTGGCCGTGGACCTGTTGCCATCGATGAACTGGCCGTGGGTTACGGTGGTCACGGTATGGCCGGGGGCGGGTCCGAAGGAAATCGAGACCATGGTGACGAAGCCGATCGAGGACGCAGTCATCTCGCTCAACAAGCTGAAGCACATTCGCTCCTACAATCAGGAGAATGCTTCGGTGGTCGTGCTCGAATTTGACATGTCGGCCGATGCGGACCAGATTGCCCAGGAGACGCAGCGCGTGGTCAGCGCGATGCGGGCGCAGTTGCCGGACGATGCCGAGGAGCCGCAGTTCTACAAGGCGGATATCGGCGCGCTGCCGATTCTCCGAATCGCGGTCACGAGCGGACTCGCGGGGCCGGACTTGTTCACGCTGATCGATCAGAAGATCCGGCCGCGGCTGGAGCAGGTGGACGGCGTCGGTCAGGTGGCGATCTCCGGCGCGGAAGAACGCGAGATCGAGATCGCCGTGGATCCGGCCAAGTTGAAGACTTATGGCTTGTCGTTGCAGGATGTGAACGGCGTGCTGGTCGCCGACAATCTGGATGTCCCCGCGGGCAAGGTGTACGGCGCGTCGCAGGATTTCACGGTGCGCGTCGCCGGCAAGTATGGATCGCTGGCAGAGATCGAACGCACGCGGATTCCGCTGGCGGATGGCCGCGCTATCTATTTGCGGGACGTCGCCGCGGTCACGGATACGATCAAAGCGGAACGCTCGCTGGCGCGGCTGAATAACCGTTCCGCGCTCGGCATTCAAGTCGTCAAGCAGGCCCAGGCGAACAGTGTTCAGACTTCGCAGCGGATTCGCGCGGAACTGGCGAAATTGGAGCGGGATTACGCGGGCTCGATTCGGATCGAAGTCGCCCAGGACATTACGATTTTCACGCGCAACGCCATCGCCGAAGTTCAGCGCAATCTGTCCGAGGCGCTGCTCGTGGTCGCCCTGGTGCTGCTGGTGTTCCTGCACTCGCTGCGCAATTCGCTGATCGTGCTGATCGCCATACCGATTTCCATTGTGTCCACGTTCATCAGCATGGAGCTGTTCGGGTTTTCGGTGAATCTGATGACGATGATGGCGCTGGGCATGGTGATCGGCGTGCTGGTGGATGATTCCATTGTCGTGTTGGAGAACATCCATCGCTGTCTGAAAACGGGGGCCGATCCCAAGACCGCGGCAATTCAGGGGCGCAATGAGATCGGATTGGCGGCGGTTTCGATCACGCTGGTGGACGTCGTGATCTTCCTGCCGGTGGCGTTTCTGGGCGGGCTGGTGGGAAACATCTTCCGCGAATTCTCGGGAGTGTTCGTGACGGCCGTGCTGATGTCGCTGCTGGTTTCGTTTACGATCACGCCCTTGCTTTCCAGTCGGATGAACACGCGGGAGACGGTGGCCGGCGAGCGCTGGATGCGCGGCTTCGCGCGGGGCTTCGAGCGGTGGTTTGCCGCGCTGGAACACGGGTACCGCACGGTGTTGACGTGGGCGCTCGACCACCGCGGGCTGGTGCTGCTGGGAATTACCGTGCTGATGATCGGTTCGATCGCGCTGGTTCCGCTCGGCCTGATCGGCACGGACTTCATTCCGCCGACGGATCGCGGCGAGTTCGCGGTCACGACGAAGATGCCGTTGGGCACAACCCTGGCCGAGAACAACGCGGCGATGGCGAAGATCGAGGAGTTCATTCTGAACAACCCTGATCTGGTGCAGATGTTGACCATTATCGGTCAGCAGGAAACCGAGAATGGGATCACGACGAACGCCCGGCTGGGCACGATTCAGGTGCGGTTGAGCGCGAAGCACGAGCGGCGGCAGTTGACGCGGCAGACGCAGAATGAGATCGCGGCTTTCGCGCGCGGCATTCCGGGGATGGAGGTTGTGGTCAGTGATATCGGGCTGTTCGGCATGGCCAACGCGCAACCGATTCAATACGAGGTGCGCGGGCAAGACCTCGACTCGGTGCAGGTGGCGGCGCAATACGCGCTCAAGACGTTGCGGGCGGTGCCGGGCGCGCGCGACGTGCAGACCAGCTACGAGCTGGGTTCGCCCGAGATGCAGATTTCGATTGATCGGGCGCGCGCCGCGAATAGTCTGTTGACGCCGGGCGAAATCGCGGGGACCTTGCGCAACGCGGTCACCGGGACCGTCATCACGCGGTTTCGCACGGGCGAAGTGGAGGTGGACATTCGCTCGCTGCTATCGTCTCAATACCGGCAGGATCCGTCGCTGATCTCGCGCATCGAGATTCGCAATCGGGCCGGGCGGATGGTCAAGCTCGGCGACGTGGCGACAATTCAACGGGCCGGCGGCCCATCGTCGATTACGCGCAAGGATCGCGAGCGGTTGATTACGGTGTCGGCGAATGTAGTGGGCCGTTCGCTGGGCGCGGTGCAGGGCGATTTTGACCAGGCGATGGAGTCCTATGAACCGCCGCGCGGCGTGACGTTTTTCGCCTTCGGCGACGTGGAGAATATGCGCACGATGATGACGGACATGCTGACGGCGATCGCGCTCTCGGTGCTGTTTGTCTATATGATTCTGGCGACGCTGTACGAGAGTTACGTGCATCCGTTGACGATCATGTTTTCGGTCCCGGTGGCGCTGATCGGCGCGTTTCTCGGTCTGGCGCTGAGCGGAGCAACGCTTTCGATGTTCTCGATGATCGGGATTCTGATCCTGCTGGGACTGGTGACCAAGAACGGGATCTTGATTGTGGACGTTACGCAGCACTTGCGGAGTCAGGGCCTGACCATGCGCGAGGCGTTGCTCACGGCGGGACCGCTGCGGCTGCGGCCGATTCTGATGACGACGATGACCATGGTGCTGGGCATGATGCCGCTGGCACTGGCGCTGGGCGAGGGCTCGGAGATGCGATCCGGGATGGGCATCGTGATCATCGGCGGACTCATTTCATCCCTGCTACTGACGCTCGTGTTGGTTCCCGTCATGTACACGCTCCTGGACCGGTTCGCGCGGAAGCCGAGGGTGGACGCGGCAGCGGTGGCACACACGTGGCCGGGGTCAGCGTGA
- a CDS encoding efflux RND transporter periplasmic adaptor subunit yields the protein MTRKTKSTLLIFAIVLLALITTRLIRSARTEVASDGVSLTVPVAGLVVTPQAFVRSLEETGTLQGNREAVISAEVGGRVTAVAVEAGEQVAAGAPLARLDDELLGLEAERAKVGFDKATLDFERVRKLHEQRSVSDSELEGARLGMKGAEVAYRLADKNYRDGTVRAPFAGSVASRFVEVGQMLERGMPVAQIVDASAFKITVQISEAEIPLVKERAPATVIVETLADSIGGEVYSIGSRAAPGSRTYPVEVKIPGRAGLKSGMFARVIIAGSTDEHGLLIPRAAALVDMGRLVVFVARGQTAHKVAVKTLGTQGDLLAVSGIEAGDTVIVTGNQLLAEGTPIQLSLRGESR from the coding sequence ATGACACGAAAGACCAAATCAACACTCCTGATCTTCGCCATCGTGCTGCTGGCGCTCATTACGACGCGGCTGATTCGTTCGGCGCGCACGGAAGTCGCGAGCGATGGCGTGAGCCTCACGGTGCCCGTCGCCGGCCTGGTGGTGACGCCGCAAGCGTTCGTGCGAAGCCTGGAAGAAACCGGTACGTTGCAGGGAAATCGCGAGGCGGTGATCTCCGCCGAGGTCGGCGGTCGCGTGACCGCCGTCGCGGTGGAAGCGGGAGAGCAGGTGGCCGCCGGGGCCCCGCTGGCGCGGTTGGATGATGAGCTGTTGGGACTCGAAGCCGAGCGCGCGAAAGTCGGCTTTGACAAAGCGACACTCGATTTCGAGCGCGTTCGGAAGCTGCACGAGCAACGCAGCGTTTCCGATTCCGAGCTGGAGGGTGCGCGACTGGGAATGAAGGGCGCGGAGGTGGCGTACCGGCTGGCGGACAAGAATTATCGCGACGGCACGGTGCGCGCGCCGTTTGCCGGCAGCGTGGCCTCGCGCTTCGTGGAAGTCGGCCAGATGCTGGAGCGCGGGATGCCGGTTGCCCAAATTGTTGACGCTTCCGCGTTCAAGATCACGGTGCAGATTTCGGAGGCGGAGATTCCGTTGGTTAAAGAACGGGCGCCGGCCACCGTAATCGTGGAGACGCTGGCGGACTCGATCGGCGGTGAGGTGTATTCCATCGGCAGTCGCGCCGCGCCGGGGTCGCGGACGTATCCGGTGGAAGTCAAGATTCCGGGTCGCGCCGGACTGAAGTCGGGGATGTTTGCGCGCGTCATCATTGCGGGGAGCACGGACGAACACGGGCTGTTGATTCCGCGCGCCGCGGCGTTGGTGGACATGGGGCGGTTGGTCGTCTTTGTCGCACGGGGACAGACAGCGCATAAGGTCGCAGTGAAGACGCTGGGAACGCAGGGCGATCTGTTAGCCGTCAGCGGAATCGAGGCGGGCGACACGGTGATCGTTACCGGGAATCAACTCCTCGCCGAAGGCACGCCGATTCAGCTCTCGCTGCGGGGTGAGTCCAGATGA